The Toxorhynchites rutilus septentrionalis strain SRP chromosome 3, ASM2978413v1, whole genome shotgun sequence genome includes a region encoding these proteins:
- the LOC129777289 gene encoding zinc finger HIT domain-containing protein 1, whose amino-acid sequence MTSRESGRIRDADKKRVLDQVSRKRRARKALEALEQDNYHEDPHADLVMSKKVPKFQDNLDSSGGTKRKTKRTKGAEYYRAKYRKTFPQLLEEDRTQRPDAPNYFTAAAPPSKVPERHFCAVCGFPSSYTCTACGTRYCCVRCLGTHQDTRCLKWTA is encoded by the coding sequence ATGACATCGCGAGAGTCAGGGAGAATTCGCGATGCGGACAAAAAGCGAGTCCTTGACCAGGTATCACGCAAGCGTAGAGCTCGTAAAGCACTAGAAGCCCTCGAACAAGACAATTATCATGAAGATCCTCACGCTGATTTGGTCATGTCTAAGAAGGTGCCCAAATTTCAAGATAATCTGGACAGTTCGGGCGGCACAAAACGCAAGACTAAACGAACCAAGGGAGCTGAATATTACAGGGCGAAGTATAGGAAGACATTTCCCCAGCTACTGGAAGAGGACAGAACACAGCGACCAGATGCGCCGAACTATTTTACGGCAGCTGCACCACCATCCAAGGTGCCAGAGAGGCATTTTTGTGCGGTTTGTGGATTCCCATCGAGTTACACGTGTACCGCGTGTGGGACTCGATACTGTTGCGTGCGCTGTCTTGGAACTCATCAGGATACACGGTGCCTCAAATGGACAGCTTAG
- the LOC129777290 gene encoding general transcription factor IIH subunit 5: MVNVMKGVLVECDPAMKQFLLHLDETQSLGRKFIIQDLDERHLFISTDIIETLQARVDDLMDRISVSLHEKEA; this comes from the exons ATGGTCAATGTTATGAAAGGAGTTCTTGTTGAATG TGATCCTGCTATGAAACAGTTTCTGCTACATTTGGACGAAACTCAATCGCTGGGCCGCAAATTTATCATTCAGGATCTCGACGAGAGACATCTGTTCATTTCGACGGATATAATTGAAACGTTGCAAGCTCGTGTGGACGATTTGATGGACAGAATCAGCGTATCTCTGCACGAGAAAGAAGCATAA
- the LOC129773354 gene encoding uncharacterized protein LOC129773354 — protein sequence MKKITFKEAVGCLTFVAQVTRSDIAFAMNAVSQFSACPGRQHWEAVKKIIRYLKGTSTKKLEYSKQGSTELVGYSDADWGGDTDTRKSTTGYVFTLQGGAISWNVKKQPTVALSSCEAEYMALLRTIQEAMWWNNLQSQIFEEQHPIPLNCDNQSAISIATNGSYNPRTKHVSIRYHFVHNSLQEGVAQLSYVSTTEQPADGFTKPLAVQKQHRFCELVGVSD from the coding sequence ATgaagaaaattacattcaaggaGGCCGTTGGATGTCTAACTTTCGTGGCTCAGGTGACTCGTTCGGACATTGCTTTTGCGATGAATGCTGTTAGTCAGTTCAGTGCCTGTCCAGGTCGTCAACATTGGGAAGCCGTGAAGAAGATAATTCGCTACTTGAAGGGAACGTCGACGAAGAAGTTGGAGTATTCCAAGCAAGGATCTACCGAGCTAGTTGGCTACAGCGATGCCGATTGGGGAGGAGATACAGATACCCGGAAATCGACGACGGGCTACGTTTTCACGCTACAAGGAGGAGCCATATCGTGGAATGTTAAAAAGCAGCCAACCGTCGCTTTGTCATCCTGTGAAGCAGAATATATGGCCCTGTTGCGTACAATTCAGGAGGCCATGTGGTGGAACAACTTGCAGTCGCAGATATTCGAGGAACAGCATCCGATACCTCTTAATTGCGACAACCAATCTGCAATCAGCATCGcgacaaatggatcatacaacccTCGCACGAAGCACGTGAGCATTCGCTATCACTTCGTGCACAATAGCCTACAGGAAGGAGTGGCGCAGCTGTCCTACGTATCGACGACCGAGCAGCCAGCTGATGGTTTTACGAAGCCCTTGGCCGTCCAGAAGCAGCATCGTTTTTGCGAACTTGTGGGTGTCTCGGATTAA